From Halanaerobiales bacterium:
TGTGTGCCTTTAAATGAAGATGGGACTTTTTCATCATTAAAAGTAAAAGGGAAAAAATTAAAAGGAAAAAATTTATTGGATTTTTTTGATGATATAGTAAGAAGGGGATATTCCTATCGGGAAAATAAATTTGATCACAGAGATTGGCTCTGGTATCTCTGGAGAGGAGAATATTCACCTCTTTTTGGAAAGAAAAAAATGACTACATTTTTACGATATTTTACTGATGTTGATAATAAAAAATTATATCATGAACATAAAAATCCTTATTATGAGCTTCGTGAAGATGAAAAAATATGCAAAAAAATATTAAAAGAATTTGAACTTGATCCGGAAGCTGGCCATATTATAAATGGACACACACCTGTCGCAGAGAAAAGAGGAGAAAGCCCTATAAAGGGTAATGGTCGATTGCTTGTCATTGATGGTGGTATATCAGCTGCCTATCATGATAAAACTGGTATTGCCGGTTATACTCTCTCTTACAACCACCTGGAAATGAGATTAACTTCTCATAAACCTTTTATTTCAAAAGAGAGAGCAATTAAAAAGCAAACCAATGATATTGTCTCTTCCTCAGTAGTAGTTAAATTTGATGAAGTAAAAAAAATTGAAGATACTGATATTGGTTATAAACTAAAAGAAGATATTGAATATCTGGAAAAATTATTATATAAGTATAGAGAAGGTATTATCAAGGAAAAATACTAAGGGAGGTTTGAACTTATGAATCAGCCTCCCATGGCAAAAGGTAAAATCCTAATTTTATCATTTTTACTAATTGTAGTTTTTTGATAGTCATCTTTTTTAACAAGTTTGCCATTACGGACAACATTATAACTTTTATCATTATAATTAGTTTTTTTGACAATTTCTGCGATAGTAGTTCCTTCAGGATAGGTTTTTTTGTCCTGATTTACAAATACTCTCATTTCTATACCTCCTAAAAAACTAAATATTTTTTAATAATATCCATTTTTTATTATTATAACATAAAGACTAATAGGTGCAAAATTTAAATAGTGGAGGCCAGGTAATTAATGGATAATAATAGTCTAACATATTCTGCAATTAGTATTTCTTTAGTTTTAGTATCATTTCTACTTTTTAGAGGAGCT
This genomic window contains:
- the thiS gene encoding sulfur carrier protein ThiS, with the translated sequence MRVFVNQDKKTYPEGTTIAEIVKKTNYNDKSYNVVRNGKLVKKDDYQKTTISKNDKIRILPFAMGG